The Gadus macrocephalus chromosome 13, ASM3116895v1 genome includes a window with the following:
- the med20 gene encoding mediator of RNA polymerase II transcription subunit 20, whose protein sequence is MGVTCVCQVPVTEGKSVQQTVDVLHKKLEQLGAVKQGSFCVDCETYHATGNVTGQPTKLLYVMHNSETPLSCHALFEGGPCLTADGNFDVLMLKLKSHFQNAKAHKVECRGSRYRYCDFLIKVGTVTMSSSGRGISVEVEYCPCVVPGDCWNLMKEFMQTFLGSSVPEWPTVFTSKPEGLYAPADSVDTMNQYLELFNKLRKQPVPGSNVR, encoded by the exons ATGGGGGTGACTTG TGTGTGCCAGGTGCCAGTTACAGAGGGGAAGAGTGTGCAGCAGACGGTGGATGTACTGCACAAGAAACTGGAGCAGTTGGGTGCTGTAAAGCAGGGGAGCTTTTGCGTGGACTGTGAGACGTATCATGCAACAGGAAATGTCACAG GACAACCTACCAAACTGCTATACGTTATGCACAACTCTGAGACTCCGTTGAGTTGCCATGCCTTATTTGAAGGGGGACCCTGCCTCACAGCTGATGGGAACTTTGATGTCCTCATGTTGAAGCTGAAAAGCCATTTCCAGAACGCCAAGGCGCACAAGGTGGAGTGCCGTGGTTCTAGATATCGATACTGCGACTTCCTTATAAAAGTTGGCACGGTTACCATGAGCTCCAGTGGAAGAGGGATATCTGTAGAG GTTGAGTATTGTCCATGTGTGGTTCCAGGGGACTGCTGGAATCTAATGAAAGAGTTCATGCAAACCTTCCTTGGCTCAAGTGTTCCAGAGTGGCCAACCGTGTTTACTAGCAAGCCCGAAGGCCTCTATGCACCGGCAGACAGTGTGGACACTATGAACCAGTACCTGGAGCTGTTCAACAAACTGCGGAAACAACCAGTCCCAGGAAGCAACGTCCGATGA
- the bysl gene encoding bystin produces MPKVKRSKGGSKKGVVSLADQIMQGDAARVHERVKSQEDKVENEDEYVDERLSRRILEQARIQQEELQTEYGLSPETKKAPVTTLGSSTQDADSDEEWPALGEAGDVDADAGGETEVTVDAADEKAMEMFMNKNPPMRRTLADIIMDKITEKQTEVGTVMSEASGRPMPQLDPRVVEVYRGVNKVLSRYRSGKLPKAFKIIPSLSNWEQILYMTEPETWTAAAMYQATRIFSSNLQERMAQRFFNLVLLPRIRDDIAEYKKLNFHLYCALKKALFKPGAWFKGILLPLCESGTCTLREAIIVGSILTKCSIPVLHSSAAMLKLAEMEYNGANSIFLRLLLDKKYALPFRVLDALVAHFLSFRSEKRELPVLWHQSLLTMAQRYKADLASEQKEAVLELLKVQTHPHISAEIRRELQNSESRDLETAIPVTMAMD; encoded by the exons ATGCCTAAAGTGAAGAGGTCTAAAGGCGGTAGTAAAAAGGGTGTAGTTTCATTGGCGGATCAGATCATGCAAGGAGACGCTGCTCGTGTCCACGAGCGAGTGAAAAGTCAGGAGGATAAGGTAGAAAATGAGGACGAGTATGTGGATGAACGTTTATCAAGGAGAATCCTGGAACAGGCTCGCATTCAGCAAGAAGAACTGCAGACAGAATATGGATTGTCACCCGAGACAAAGAAAGCGCCAGTCACAACTCTCG GGTCCAGCACCCAGGATGCGGATTCTGATGAGGAGTGGCCAGCTCTTGGAGAAGCTGGGGATGTGGATGCTGATGCTGGGGGTGAAACTGAAGTTACAGTAGACGCAGCGGATGAGAAAGCCATGGAGATGTTCATGAACAAGAACCCTCCAATGAG ACGAACCCTAGCCGACATTATTATGGATAAGATTACAGAGAAGCAGACGGAGGTGGGAACAGTGATGTCGGAGGCGTCTGGAAGGCCGATGCCCCAGCTCGATCCAAGGGTTGTGGAAGTGTACAGAGGGGTCAACAAA GTTCTATCAAGATATCGCAGTGGTAAGCTTCCAAAGGCTTTTAAAATTATCCCTTCGCTATCAAACTGGGAGCAGATTCTATATATGACGGAACCAGAGACCTGGACGGCAGCTGCCATGTACCAGGCAACCAg GATCTTCTCCTCAAATCTACAGGAGCGAATGGCCCAACGCTTTTTCAACTTGGTGTTGCTACCCCGCATCCGGGATGATATTGCAGAGTACAAAAAACTGAACTTCCATCTTTACTGTGCACTAAAGAAGGCCCTTTTCAAGCCAGGGGCATGGTTTAAAG GTATCCTGCTTCCTCTTTGTGAATCTGGAACATGTACCCTTCGAGAGGCCATAATCGTTGGTAGCATTCTAACCAAATGCTCAATCCCTGTGCTTCATTCTAG TGCCGCAATGCTAAAGCTAGCCGAGATGGAGTACAACGGTGCCAACAGTATCTTCCTGCGTCTCTTGCTGGACAAGAAGTACGCCCTGCCATTCCGTGTCCTGGATGCCCTGGTTGCCCACTTCCTGTCCTTCCGCAGTGAGAAGCGCGAACTTCCTGTTCTTTGGCACCAGAGTCTGCTCACTATGGCTCAGCGTTACAAGGCTGACCTTGCTTCTGAGCAGAAGGAGGCAGTGCTGGAGTTGCTCAAAGTACAAACCCACCCGCACATCTCTGCAGAGATCCGCCGCGAGCTACAAAACTCGGAGTCAAGAGACCTTGAAACGGCAATACCTGTGACCATGGCTATGGATTAG